GCCAAGCTGATCACCTGGGCGCCGACCCGCGAGCAGGCGATCGACGCGCAGGTCGTGGCATTGGACGGGTTCGACATCCAGGGCATCGGCCACAACGTCGATTTCCTCTCCGCGCTGATGCAGCACCCGCGCTTCCGCTCGGGGGAGATCACCACCGGCTTCATCGCCGAGGAATATCCCGACGGCTTCCACGGCGCTCCGCTCGACGACAAGCTGACCGCGGACTTGAGCGCCATCGCCGCCTTCATCGCCGCCGCGCACGAGCGGCGCGGGGCGCTGATCGACGGGCAACTCGGCCAGTCGGTCGCGACCAACGAGGACCATGTCGTCCGCCTCGACGGCGGCGCCGAGCATCGCGTGCATTTCGAGCTCGACCGGGTGGTGGTCGACGGAGGCGCCGCCCTCGCCTTCGACGCCGATTACCGACCCGGGCAGCGCAAGGTGGTGGCGCGGATCGGCGACCGCACCCGCACCGTGCTGGTCGCGCGCGACGGTCGCTCGTGGAAGATGACCACGCGCGGCGCGACGCACCGGGTGGCGGTGATGACCCCTCTTGTCGGCGAACTTGCCCGGCACATGATCGAGAAGGTGCCACCCGACCTTAGCCGCTTCCTCCTCGCGCCGATGCCCGGCCTGCTCACCCGGCTCGATGTCAAGGCCGGCGACAAGGTCGAAGCTGGTCAGCCGCTGGCGGTGGTCGAAGCGATGAAGATGGAAAACATCCTCCGCGCCGAGAAAAGCAGCACGGTCAAAGCCACGCCCGTCGCCGCCGGCGAGAGTCTCGCCGTCGATCAGGTCATCGTCGAGTTTGAGTGAGCAAGATCTCTATCTGCTGATCAATGTGAATGACCAGCCACGAGCAAGAGTGCCAGGCCATTCCCAACCACCCGCTCCGTCGAATCGACCGTTCTGGACCTAATGTCTGTTTCTGTTTTGTTCCTACCCGTTACCGTGCGGGGAGGGAGCTAGACGATGCCCGCATGGTCGACCGAAGTTGGACGAGAGATGGTGCTGGCGGCATCCGGCTTTGGTATCAGCCTCAACCAACTGCAATTGCAAAAGCTGATTTATATCGCGCATGGCTGGTGCCTCGCGTCGACTGGCGAGCCGTTGACCGGTGATCGCCCTGATGCGGACAAATTCGGACCGGTGTACGCCCGCTTGGCTGAACTGCTCAGACCTACGCGTCTTGAGCCCGTGACCATCGCGTCATTCGCTGCCGTCGAACTTGGCCAGGCCGACGCATCCGAAATGGAACTAATTGCGCTGACCTTACGCGAATATGGTTCGTTGAGCACCGCACAGCTTGCTGTGGTGACGCAGGGTCAGAACACGCCATGGTCTTCAATTTACGCCAATGGTTCGGGCGAGGGTCGCGACATTCCGCATGCGTTGGTGCGGAATCAATTTCGTGAACTTGGAAGAGCCTCAGGCTTCCAAGCAGCCGCTCGCTGAGACGCTGTCCGTGCAGGCTCGAGGCCTGCTGTCCGCGCCCGCACATACCGCTGAGGACGAGGCTGAGCGGGCGCGCATCTTATCTAGCGAAACGGACAACGCCGCTACTGCACCTCCTACGAAAGTGAAAAGCTTCAACGCGTCGGCCTGGTTGGCCCGCCTCATCGACCGCACTCTGATGCTTCTTGCGGCACTCGTTTTTGCTGCGATGATATCTCCGGATCGACGCCCGCCGGCCGAGGTTGTCATTAGCCTTGTTGCCTTGGTCGGCGTTGGTTTGAAGGCCTTCGCCAGCATCAACGAAGGCTTCGTCAAAAGCTAAACGACCCTATGGGCAGTCGACTTGATTCGAAAAAGAACGTTCAGTCGGTCGACGCGGACGCTGTCGGATTACTCCGCGACTTGCGCGCCGAGCGCTTGCGATTGGGCTTGGCCTCGGTGGCGTGCGAGAGGCTAGCCAGAAGCTCTTCGGCAGGGCGGGCGTTTCCCCTCTTGCGACCGAACAGCGCGCGCGGGCCGGACAGGAACAATCTTTCCATAATGGAGAGAAAAGCACGGGAAACTTAGGAAAAGCTTAAGCCAGCAATTGTCGCTGCCTCACTTCTCGCTCAGGCGGAGGTAGCGCCATCGATGGTGACGCAGGCGCCGTTCACGCCGCCGCTGTCGGGATGGCACAGGTTGAGGATTGCCCGTGCCACCTCCTCGGCGCGGATCAGTCGGCCGTTGGCGTTGGTCCGCGCCAGCAGTTGCCGGGCCTCGTCGACGCTCTTGCCCGTCGCCCGCGCGATGCGGTCGGCGCTCTCGTCGACCATCGGCGTGTCGACGAAGCTCGGGCAGATGGCGTTCACCGTCAGCCCGGTGCGCGCGAACTCGAGCGCGAGGCTGCGGGCTAATCCCACCGCGCCATGCTTGGAGGCGACATAAGGCGCCGCCATCGCCGCGCCCTTCAGCCCGGCGACCGAGGCGACGATGATCAACCGTTTGCCCGGCGCCAGAAGGTCAGGAAGCGCGAGCTGCGCTCCGTCGAACAGCGCGGTCAGGTTGGTGGCGATGATCCGGTCCCACTCGCTTCGCTCGGTCCGCACGAATGGCCGACTGTCGCCGATGCCCGCATTAAGGATGACGATGTCGAGCGGCCCGTTCGCCTCGCGCGCCGCGGCAAAAGCGCGCGCCTGCGCCACGGGGTCGGTGACGTCGCAGACGATCGCCCGGCCGCCGGTCTCGCCGGCGACGGCGCTCAGCGGCTCCTGGCGTCGGCCAAGCAGCGACAGTCGCGCCCCTTCCGCCGCCAACGCTTGCGCCGCGGCGGCGCCGATGCCCGTGCCACCACCCGTGATCAGGGCATGCTTGCCGCTCAAAAATCCCACCATTCCGCCCTTCCTGTCGACTGCCCGACACTTGTGATTCGAATAATTTCGTCCGGTTCAAGACGTGGTTAGCGAAAAATTACCTCGGCTGGCCGGCAAAAAAATTCGCTTGGTCGACGGTGAAATTAAAAGGCGTTCATCATCGCCCCGCTTTGTGACGGCGCGATTGCAATCGCCCGATCCGCTGCCAGCCTCCATTCATCGCCCGACGGGGGTCGCGGCGACCGGGAGGTAACTTCATGACCTTATGGAAGTATGGAATGGTGGCTGCGGTTGCGGTCACCGGTGCAGGGATGTCCAGCGTAGCGTCGGCCGCGCCGATCGAGCGGAGCGGAAACGGCTTTCATCGTGCGGTTTGCGAGCATGTCGCCACTCCCGGTCAGGCCTATTGCCACTCGCACGTCCGCGTCGATGCGCGCGGTGAAGTGATCGAAACCAAGGATCAGGCGGCGCAGCCGTTCGTCACGCCGGGCGGCTATAGCCCGGCCGACCTCAAGAGCGCCTACAAGATCACTGGCACGGGATCGGGCCGCACCATCGCGATCGTCGACGCCTACGGCTATTCGAACGCTGAAGCCGACCTGGCCGTCTACCGGGCGCAATATGGCCTGGCGCCGTGCACCACCGCCAACGGTTGCTTCAAGAAGGTCAACCAGAGCGGCAGCACCACCAGCAGCCCGCGCGACAACACCGGCTGGGATCAGGAAGCCGCGCTCGACCTCGATATGGCGAGCGCCCTGTGCAACAGCTGCAAGATCATCCTGGTGCAGGCCAACAGCGCCAGCCTCGCTGACCTTGCGGCCGCGGTGAACACCGCCGCCAACCTCGGCGCGAACGTCATCTCCAACAGCTACGGCGGTGGCGAGAATGGCGCGACCACCTACGCGGCCGCCTACAACCATCCCGGCATCGCCATCACGGTGAGTTCGGGTGACAGCGGCTACGGCGTGCAGTTCCCGGCGAGCGCGCCGACCGTCACCGCTGTCGGTGGCACCGCGCTGACCAAGGCGTCGAATGCGCGCGGCTGGAACGAGACCGCCTGGTCGGGTGCGGGCAGCGGCTGCAGCGCCGTCTTCGCCAAGCCGTCGTGGCAGAATGACCCGCTGTGCGCCACGCGCATGGAAGCGGACGTCTCGGCGGTCGCCGATCCCAACACCGGCGTCGCCGTCTACGGTCCGACCGGTCGCGGCACAAAGTCCGGCTGGATGGTCTTCGGCGGCACCAGCGTCGCCGCGCCGGTTGTCGGCGCGATCTACGCGGTCGCCGGCGACAGCGTGAACGGGGCGCAGGAGCTGTACAGCAAGAGCAGCAGCCTCAATGATGTGACCTCGGGCTCGAACGGCAGCTGCGGCGGCACCTACCAGTGCACCGCCGGTGTCGGCTATGACGGCCCGACGGGTCTGGGCACGCCGAACACCACGGCCGCCTTCTGACCTGAGGGCAAAGGGGATCCGCGCCGCTGACAGGGGCGGCGCGGATCATCCCTTAGAGTGGGGAATGAGTAAGACGTGAAGCGGTTCCTTCTGGCGGTGCAGGCCCTGTTGCTGATCTGCGCCTTGCCAACCGAAGCCGGAGCGCAGACGCGCCCAATGCCGGTCCAGGCAGTCCTGCGCGAGGTCAAGCTGATCAGCGAATCGGCGAACGACACCCGGCTGCAACTGACCTTCGAACCCAAGACGAACAGCTACGGACCGACAGGCCTCGACCGCGGCCGGCCCGGCATTGGCTTTGCCAGCACCGTGCGCGGCAACAGCGCCGTGTCGCCGCCGCTCCGCGGCCTGGTCCGCACCATCGATTTCGACCAGCAGGGCTCGGTCCTCCTGCTCCACTTCGGCACCGCCGCCCCCGGCGCGAACGTCAGTGCCGTGCAGACCGGCGACAAGGTGATCGAGGTCGACGTCTCGACCGGCGTCCCCGCAGGGCCGGTGAAGACCGACATCCCGACCGGCGCCACCAGCGGCTTGCCCGCCGCCAGCGAGCCGCCGCCCGGCGAGGACGGCTATGAGCTCGTTCGCCTCAAATATGCCGACGTTTCCGAAGTGGTCGGACTGCTGACCGAGGGCGTGACCGTCAAGTCGAACGACCTGTTCCTGCCGCGCGAGCCGGCGTTCGGCTCGTCGGGCCTGACCGGCGCCAACAGCTACAGCAGCGCGCAGACCAGCCAGTCGCCGGGGACCAACGACGATCCGCTCGGCCAGTCGGTCGACAGCTCGATGGCGATCGACCGCCGCTTGAACGCAATCTGGCTCAAGGGCTCGCCCGACCGCATTGCGCGGATGAAGGCGATGATCGCCTTGATCGACGTCCCGCTCGACAGCGTGATCCTCGAGACCCAGTTCCTCGAACTGACCGAGAGTGGTTCCAAGGCGATCGGAATCGACTTCACCAACGCCAACGGTCAGGTCGGCGTCTTCACCGTCGGCTCGGGCGGCTTCATCCCGGTCGGCGTGTCGCAGGGGTGCAGCAGCGACGGCAATGGCAATCGCAGTTGCTCGGGCCACGTCACCGGCGCGTCCTTCCAGGCCGCGATCTACGCCCAGATCGCCAAGGGCAACGGGCGCATCGTCTCAAAGCCGCGGATTTCGGCGCAGAGCGGCTCGACCGCCAAGATTATCACCGGCGACGCGCTGCCGATCCTGACCGCCATCACCCTGTCGGGCGTCAACGGCGTCAGCCAGCAGGTGCAATACGTCAACGTCGGCGTCACCCTCCAAATCGCCCCCCGCGTCAGCGAGGACGGCTATGTGATGAGCCACGTGTTCTGCGTGGTCTCGAGCGTGTCAGGCTACAGCCAGGGCTATCCGACGATCAGCCAGCGCGAGGCCGAGACCTCGGCCACCGTCCACGATGGCGAGAGCTTCGTGATCGGCGGCCTGACCCAGGAAGACGTCATCAACAGCAAGTCGAAGATCCCGCTGCTCGGCGACATTCCGCTGGTCGGCCAGGCCTTCCGCACCGATCGTTCGACCCGCGCCAAGACCGAGCTCTACATCGTGGTGACCCCGCATGTGATCCGCCGCGGCTCGGCGGTGGGCGTCCCCTCGACGGTGCAGATCCCGGCCAGCGCGCTGCAGTAGGGAGTTGGCGCGCGGCGGCGCACATGGCAGTGGCGGGGTCAAGGAGATCACGCCCCCATGAAGACCCGTGCCGCCGTCGCCTTCGAAGCCAAGCGTCCGCTCGAAATCGTCGAGGTCGACCTCGAGGGGCCAAAGGCTGGCGAGGTGCTGGTCGAGATCATGGCGACGGGCATCTGCCATACCGACGCCTACACGCTCGACGGCTTGGACAGCGAAGGGCTGTTCCCCTCGATCCTCGGCCACGAAGGCGCCGGCATCGTCCGCGAGGTCGGCGCGGGCGTGACCTCGGTCGCGCCGGGCGATCACGTCATCCCGCTTTACACGCCCGAATGCCGCCAGTGTAAGTCGTGCCTGTCTGGCAAGACCAACTTGTGCACCGCGATCCGCGCGACCCAGGGCAAGGGGGTCATGCCCGACGGCACCAGCCGCTTCAGCTACCGCGGCCAACCGATCTTCCATTACATGGGCTGCTCGACCTTCTCGAACTTCACCGTCCTCCCCGAGATCGCGGTGGCCAAGATCCGTGAGGACGCGCCGTTCAAGACCAGCTGCTACATCGGCTGCGGAGTGACCACCGGGGTCGGTGCGGTGACCACCACCGCCAAGGTCCAGGCGGGCGACAATGTCGTGGTGTTCGGGCTCGGCGGCATCGGCCTCAACGTCATCCAGGGCGCGCGGCTGGTCGGCGCGGCGAAGATCATCGGGATCGACCTCAACCCCGACCGCGAGGAATGGGGGCGTCGGTTCGGCATGACCCACTTCCTCAACACCAAGGGGATGAGCCGCGAGGAGATCGTCGCCAGGGTGGTCGAGCTGACCGACGGCGGCGCCGACTACAGCTTCGACGCGACCGGCAACACCGAGGTGATGCGCACCGCGCTCGAATGCTGTCACCGCGGGTGGGGAACGTCGGTGATCATCGGGGTCGCCGAGGCGGGCAAGGAGATCGCCACCCGCCCCTTCCAGCTCGTCACCGGCCGCAACTGGCGCGGCACCGCGTTCGGCGGGGTCAAAGGCCGCACTGGCGTCCCCAAGATCGTCGACTGGTATATGGATGGGAAGATTTCGATCGACCCGATGATCACCCACGTGCTGTCGCTCGACGAGATCAACCGCGGGTTCGAGCTGATGCACAATGGCGAAAGCATTCGTAGCGTGGTGGTTTACTGAGCAATGGAGAAAAAACGATGTTCAGTCATGTGATGGTCGGCAGCAACGACATCGACCGGTCGAAGCGCTTCTACGATGCCCTGTTTGGCGCCACCGGCGGCAAGCCGGGGCGAATCGACGACAAGGGCCGCCTTATCTACCTCAACAACGGCGGCATCTTCATGGTCAGCCAGCCGATCAACGGCGCTCCGGCGACCCACGGCAACGGCTCGACCATCGGCTTCGGCGTCGAC
The Sphingomonas ginsengisoli An et al. 2013 genome window above contains:
- a CDS encoding secretin N-terminal domain-containing protein, translating into MKRFLLAVQALLLICALPTEAGAQTRPMPVQAVLREVKLISESANDTRLQLTFEPKTNSYGPTGLDRGRPGIGFASTVRGNSAVSPPLRGLVRTIDFDQQGSVLLLHFGTAAPGANVSAVQTGDKVIEVDVSTGVPAGPVKTDIPTGATSGLPAASEPPPGEDGYELVRLKYADVSEVVGLLTEGVTVKSNDLFLPREPAFGSSGLTGANSYSSAQTSQSPGTNDDPLGQSVDSSMAIDRRLNAIWLKGSPDRIARMKAMIALIDVPLDSVILETQFLELTESGSKAIGIDFTNANGQVGVFTVGSGGFIPVGVSQGCSSDGNGNRSCSGHVTGASFQAAIYAQIAKGNGRIVSKPRISAQSGSTAKIITGDALPILTAITLSGVNGVSQQVQYVNVGVTLQIAPRVSEDGYVMSHVFCVVSSVSGYSQGYPTISQREAETSATVHDGESFVIGGLTQEDVINSKSKIPLLGDIPLVGQAFRTDRSTRAKTELYIVVTPHVIRRGSAVGVPSTVQIPASALQ
- a CDS encoding VOC family protein produces the protein MFSHVMVGSNDIDRSKRFYDALFGATGGKPGRIDDKGRLIYLNNGGIFMVSQPINGAPATHGNGSTIGFGVDGPEQAHAWHEAGVANGGTAIEDPPGLRESSFGGLYLAYLRDPDGNKLCALHRPQS
- a CDS encoding SDR family NAD(P)-dependent oxidoreductase is translated as MVGFLSGKHALITGGGTGIGAAAAQALAAEGARLSLLGRRQEPLSAVAGETGGRAIVCDVTDPVAQARAFAAAREANGPLDIVILNAGIGDSRPFVRTERSEWDRIIATNLTALFDGAQLALPDLLAPGKRLIIVASVAGLKGAAMAAPYVASKHGAVGLARSLALEFARTGLTVNAICPSFVDTPMVDESADRIARATGKSVDEARQLLARTNANGRLIRAEEVARAILNLCHPDSGGVNGACVTIDGATSA
- a CDS encoding S-(hydroxymethyl)glutathione dehydrogenase/class III alcohol dehydrogenase; the encoded protein is MKTRAAVAFEAKRPLEIVEVDLEGPKAGEVLVEIMATGICHTDAYTLDGLDSEGLFPSILGHEGAGIVREVGAGVTSVAPGDHVIPLYTPECRQCKSCLSGKTNLCTAIRATQGKGVMPDGTSRFSYRGQPIFHYMGCSTFSNFTVLPEIAVAKIREDAPFKTSCYIGCGVTTGVGAVTTTAKVQAGDNVVVFGLGGIGLNVIQGARLVGAAKIIGIDLNPDREEWGRRFGMTHFLNTKGMSREEIVARVVELTDGGADYSFDATGNTEVMRTALECCHRGWGTSVIIGVAEAGKEIATRPFQLVTGRNWRGTAFGGVKGRTGVPKIVDWYMDGKISIDPMITHVLSLDEINRGFELMHNGESIRSVVVY
- a CDS encoding S53 family peptidase, which codes for MSSVASAAPIERSGNGFHRAVCEHVATPGQAYCHSHVRVDARGEVIETKDQAAQPFVTPGGYSPADLKSAYKITGTGSGRTIAIVDAYGYSNAEADLAVYRAQYGLAPCTTANGCFKKVNQSGSTTSSPRDNTGWDQEAALDLDMASALCNSCKIILVQANSASLADLAAAVNTAANLGANVISNSYGGGENGATTYAAAYNHPGIAITVSSGDSGYGVQFPASAPTVTAVGGTALTKASNARGWNETAWSGAGSGCSAVFAKPSWQNDPLCATRMEADVSAVADPNTGVAVYGPTGRGTKSGWMVFGGTSVAAPVVGAIYAVAGDSVNGAQELYSKSSSLNDVTSGSNGSCGGTYQCTAGVGYDGPTGLGTPNTTAAF
- a CDS encoding Panacea domain-containing protein; amino-acid sequence: MPAWSTEVGREMVLAASGFGISLNQLQLQKLIYIAHGWCLASTGEPLTGDRPDADKFGPVYARLAELLRPTRLEPVTIASFAAVELGQADASEMELIALTLREYGSLSTAQLAVVTQGQNTPWSSIYANGSGEGRDIPHALVRNQFRELGRASGFQAAAR